Proteins found in one uncultured Desulfuromonas sp. genomic segment:
- a CDS encoding TonB-dependent receptor, with protein MAEGDNSELDPIIVIANKISQDVTEVTSSISVITEEEVKIREINEIQDLYRTIPNMHLLKTGNKGTQTYGGIRGITQLMNGAPVIGFFVDDVYYPSSDISLFDIERIEVLRGPQGTLYGRNTEGGAINIITKKPAADRSGMIGVGYGKHNDKVLNFSLNTPLIDDTLYARISGRGVDTDGYKTNTLDNDDAVDESRTIDLRANLYYSATDSLNIDVGFDFQRYRGNWATFASLEALESNPHDVTVNDPGNLDKDARGISIKVEKTLPGENRLISISALRNDDSDSEEDLDFTSVDMLRFHLKEETDSFSQEFRFVSDGGPSKFKYVAGAYGFYEDASQYIDTFFDLDMLFGSGGNVNSINDGETKTLGGALYGNLIYSILGGLDLNFGLRYDIERKEFDYLWEGGSALGYMPQEGNKEDTCSALLPKFGLSYIVNENIMPYLSVSKGYKSGGYNLAESVGDEFDPEYTWNYEIGIKTNWFSDRLTCNLALFQIDWNDVQIEVIKAGGYSAIQNAGEATSRGVEIDTNLRVTDSISLRGGFGYSDATFDEYEYSGENYRDNKIPNAPEYTYMVGVRYDLGRFYLDAECLGVGKTYFDAANTETQSDYKLVNAKIGYRGDGFSAYIWGKNLTDEEYLTRAFKMFNSWYGKTGDPLTVGMNFEYKF; from the coding sequence ATGGCCGAAGGGGATAATTCCGAGCTTGATCCGATAATCGTAATCGCAAATAAAATCTCTCAGGATGTGACCGAGGTTACCTCAAGTATTTCGGTTATTACAGAAGAAGAAGTGAAAATCCGGGAGATTAATGAGATTCAGGACCTCTACAGAACCATTCCCAATATGCATCTTTTGAAGACCGGAAACAAGGGGACTCAAACCTATGGGGGCATTCGAGGGATTACGCAGCTTATGAACGGCGCTCCGGTCATTGGCTTTTTTGTTGATGACGTCTACTATCCGAGCAGTGATATTTCGCTGTTCGATATCGAGCGTATAGAAGTGCTGCGCGGGCCTCAGGGGACGCTCTATGGCCGGAACACCGAGGGCGGCGCCATCAATATCATTACAAAAAAACCGGCTGCGGACCGCTCGGGAATGATCGGCGTCGGCTACGGGAAGCACAATGACAAAGTCCTGAATTTTTCCCTTAACACCCCATTGATCGACGATACCCTGTACGCAAGAATCAGCGGCCGAGGTGTTGACACCGATGGCTATAAAACCAATACCCTTGATAATGACGATGCCGTCGATGAAAGCAGAACCATTGATCTGCGGGCAAATCTCTACTACTCGGCGACGGACAGCCTAAACATCGATGTCGGATTTGACTTTCAGAGATACAGAGGGAATTGGGCGACCTTTGCAAGCCTTGAGGCGCTGGAAAGCAATCCGCACGATGTAACCGTCAATGACCCCGGAAACCTTGACAAAGACGCTCGGGGGATTTCAATTAAGGTCGAAAAAACCCTGCCCGGAGAAAACCGGCTCATTTCAATTTCCGCATTGAGAAACGATGATTCCGACAGTGAGGAGGATCTTGATTTCACCTCCGTGGACATGCTGCGTTTTCATCTGAAAGAGGAGACGGATTCTTTTTCACAGGAATTTCGTTTTGTCTCTGACGGTGGCCCCTCAAAATTCAAATACGTCGCCGGAGCATACGGATTTTACGAAGACGCAAGTCAGTATATCGATACTTTTTTCGATCTGGACATGCTTTTCGGATCCGGTGGTAACGTCAACAGCATCAACGACGGCGAAACAAAAACCTTGGGAGGCGCGCTCTATGGAAACCTGATCTATTCAATCCTGGGGGGGCTCGATCTGAATTTTGGGCTCCGCTATGATATCGAACGCAAGGAGTTTGATTATCTCTGGGAGGGAGGCTCCGCTTTGGGCTATATGCCTCAAGAGGGAAACAAGGAGGACACCTGCAGCGCATTGCTTCCCAAATTCGGCCTTAGCTACATCGTCAATGAGAACATTATGCCCTATCTTTCGGTTAGCAAGGGCTATAAGAGCGGTGGCTACAACCTGGCTGAAAGTGTCGGTGATGAGTTTGATCCCGAATATACATGGAATTACGAAATCGGGATAAAAACCAACTGGTTCAGTGACAGATTGACATGTAATCTGGCGTTGTTTCAGATCGACTGGAACGATGTACAAATTGAGGTCATCAAAGCGGGTGGATACAGTGCCATACAGAACGCCGGTGAAGCAACATCCCGCGGCGTCGAAATTGACACAAATTTAAGGGTGACCGATTCGATCAGCCTGCGCGGCGGTTTTGGGTACTCCGACGCGACATTTGACGAGTATGAGTACAGCGGTGAAAATTACCGCGACAACAAGATTCCCAACGCTCCTGAATACACCTACATGGTCGGCGTTCGCTATGATCTGGGACGTTTTTATTTAGACGCGGAATGCCTCGGCGTCGGCAAAACCTATTTCGATGCCGCCAACACCGAAACACAGTCAGACTATAAACTTGTCAACGCAAAAATCGGTTATCGGGGCGATGGTTTCAGCGCCTATATCTGGGGTAAGAATCTCACTGACGAGGAGTACCTGACCAGAGCGTTTAAGATGTTCAACTCATGGTATGGCAAAACAGGCGATCCGCTTACCGTAGGGATGAATTTCGAGTATAAATTCTAG